A section of the Telopea speciosissima isolate NSW1024214 ecotype Mountain lineage chromosome 3, Tspe_v1, whole genome shotgun sequence genome encodes:
- the LOC122655277 gene encoding uncharacterized protein LOC122655277 codes for MGLSRESPYKLIKGVSPSWSMKKKMNISTTRSSSIGNIGNARGRAVHKHESEVVGADDDQLENAKLANESDCLWLSSDCKSPSFSFDYHISWDVCELESNYSSLDKLYSLLLSKNSDLSLNKRSRFFDGSIVSPIEEASLVLERTSKEKEGVHQVSFSQSFSSLIGDLDEAGVQVSLLDLDREDSEWISDEVPGLDFLQSDFPSPSYKINWNSKVGFANQGGEVDTDEPLFWPLQRKLDWNAEIAWDFCISPRKSGRKIGSCERSQTRRSSNGSRLNERKMNLKEGLCKRNLVFNSISKVETSMECKIRDGKKNIRRSNTMPARLRKMTPNMKHMKEETISDKAQTETLMEDFKFLDRVFLSINDELSIETLIGLNEFDGHEGVDSEFNKDQFLLDE; via the coding sequence ATGGGGCTCTCTAGGGAGAGTCCCTACAAACTTATTAAGGGAGTGTCTCCTTCATGgtcaatgaagaaaaaaatgaatattaGTACCACTAGATCAAGTTCAATAGGCAACATAGGTAATGCAAGAGGGAGGGCTGTCCATAAACACGAATCAGAGGTTGTCGGTGCCGACGATGATCAGTTGGAGAATGCAAAATTGGCTAATGAGAGTGATTGTTTGTGGTTATCTTCAGATTGTAAGTCTCCTTCATTTAGTTTTGATTACCATATTTCATGGGATGTTTGTGAACTTGAATCAAATTACTCTTCTCTTGACAAATTGTACTCTTTATTGTTATCAAAAAATTCTGATCTTTCATTGAATAAACGATCTCGTTTCTTTGATGGGTCTATTGTAAGTCCTATAGAAGAAGCATCTTTGGTTCTTGAAAGAACctcaaaggaaaaagaaggtgTTCATCAGGTTTCTTTCTCTCAGAGTTTTTCTTCTCTGATAGGGGATTTGGATGAAGCAGGTGTTCAGGTTTCTTTATTGGATCTTGATAGGGAAGACTCAGAGTGGATATCAGATGAAGTCCCTGGATTAGATTTTCTCCAATCAGATTTCCCCAGTCCATCTTACAAGATTAATTGGAATTCTAAAGTTGGATTTGCCAACCAAGGAGGAGAAGTTGATACTGATGAACCTCTCTTCTGGCCATTACAGAGGAAGTTGGATTGGAATGCTGAAATAGCTTGGGATTTTTGCATTTCACCTCGTAAGAGTGGAAGGAAAATTGGGTCTTGTGAAAGATCTCAAACTAGAAGATCATCAAATGGATCAAGATTAAATGAGAGGAAAATGAATCTTAAAGAAGGATTATGTAAGAGAAACCTTGTGTTCAATTCAATATCCAAAGTAGAAACTTCAATGGAGTGCAAAATAAGAGATGGGAAAAAGAATATCAGAAGGAGCAATACCATGCCTGCAAGGTTGAGAAAGATGACTCCAAATATGAAACATATGAAGGAAGAAACAATAAGTGATAAAGCTCAAACTGAGACATTGATGGAAGATTTTAAGTTTTTAGATCGAGTTTTCTTATCAATTAATGATGAACTCTCAATTGAGACTTTGATCGGCCTCAATGAATTTGATGGTCATGAGGGGGTCGATTCAGAATTTAACAAAGACCAGTTTTTGCTAGACGAGTAG